The nucleotide window GTTCTcaacatgttattttactttattttatttccctgCTAAACTTTGAGTTCTTTTATAAACTTGAACAATCTTGTTTTGAGTCAGAGATgtttttattaagttttatttgataacaATGAAGTGAATGTGGACTTTTTACCTGCGTGGATTTACTTAcgattttattgaatgaaattgattttaattagattccgcattttatatgttttttttcatttatatgcatattgggGTAGGGAGTGTCACAAGtatgatataaatttattcAGATTTAGAAAGTTACAAATACTAACTATAATTAAAAGTTGTAAAAATTGATAGATTATTAAgattaacaacaataaaaatcTAGTTAATATGGAAGTTAAATGAAATATATCAAAAACTGTCTTTAGAAGTGGAATGATGACAATTAAGCTATTGCATTATTAAATGTTGATCACACGTGAATGTTAGAGTTTGTCCTTCAAAATTTAAAGGtttgaatatatatttagttCCGGTAATCTTGTACCTTTTTGTCTTTTcattcatgtaatttttttggcttttagtcataacaaattatgttttctttttatttttcatctttaaagTAGTTTAAATGGCACTTTTTTCATCATTGAAAGTAATATTTAAACCACGTTAAGAACGAAGACaaagaaaacataatttacaatgactaaaaataaaaataaaaatacaagaaaaagaaaagcaaaagaacACTACATTACaagcattaaaaatatatttaatcctaTTATAAATAGATACTTAAATGTTATTTACGTGGCAATGTTCGATTATTAGGAAAACAATCATCATCTCTTTTTAAGAGTTGTCAAGAAGATTACAAGCAAGGAGATGGAGccctttgttaattaaaaaggaattttctttcacttttcttttccctttagTTATGGATCCTTTTAGaatttttgattttgttatgaatttctttataattatgaataactaaaatttataacaagGGCGATGATTGATTCTATGCGttgaattatgtatttttcaattttaatataattcatgtttttctttaatattgaatttattttattggtttgaATTTTCATCAAATGATCCTTGCCTTGATAAGGATGcttaagaggaaaaagaaaacattaacgaGTTCGAGGGTGATGTAAGATAATGTAAGACCAGGGTGCTGTATTTAACAGTGGAAATTAACGAGGATCATTAATTTtgaatgggaaaaaaaaaaaaagtggaaagaTTTTAGTAGCAGTTTCTCAAGTGGAAAAAGAAAACTTACCATtggcattatttttattaacgtTATTTTACCCGTAGGGAAGGTGAATATGTTTTAACATCGTTGTATCTTGTATCCTTCTCCATTCATTTGGCCCAAATAATGCAAAATTGAGAAAAAGCTTCCAGCTGAATAGAGAGACTTGTCCCAATAAATTCACTGAAATTTGATTCACTTCCTCTTTGATTTTGCCAGGTGAGGAAACACTGTCAGAATGTTGTATGCCAGTAGATCTTGCCGGGTCAGGATCCCAATCACAGGAGATACCTACGAGGAGaataattaaaaggttagtCATATATTGCTCTCTTACATTACTACATATTAATCAGGGTTATCTTTTAGGTTATGTGTTCTTAAGTGTATTTAAGTAAAGTAAGACGATCCTCAAAAATAAATCATCTATTTTTTATCCCTTCTACATGAAAATGTATATATGtggtgtttatttttataaatgaaagactaaaaaatatgaattttttaaaaaagacagAGAGCACATTTCAAACAGTTTCATGAATAAGGGATAAAAAGGAGAATTTACTATTGAAGAACTAAACGCGAATATTATCTTGTTTACAGAtacttaaaaacatatttaaccatattgtttttcttttatcgcTTGAAATactttcaatttcaaaagaaacgactaaaatacaaaatttaatgtttgAATGGAATTAATGTTCATAATGTAATGTGCTTAGTAAACTAACCCCTGAAGCTTGATACTTTGGCACAACAAGCATATGGCGAAGTCCTACTTGTCTGAAGAGAACCATTGCTTTTGCAACTGACATACTCTCTAGCACTGTGAAGGGTGTAGTATTGGTGAGAGGATGCAAATCAACAAACATCTCCATTTCTTCTTTTGTCACAGCCACATCTTCAATATTCCCTTCTCTCTCAGCCAGCTCCACCCATGTAAATTTCTCTCTAACTTCCCATTCCTCAGttctccttctctccttcaagAACCACTTCTTCTTCAGCACTTGGATAAGGTGTGCTCTTAGAATGATTCCGTGCAGTTCTGTAGCCTCATTGGCCACTCCTGTGGTTGGCACCAGCCCACAATCCATCACAGGAAAACCATTATGTGTAGTGTTTTTCAAGGCATTGACTATGTTAGCCACCTTTTCTACTCCTTTGAAGCTAACCACTGCTGGCTTCACATCAACAAGCTCACCCACAGTGAGGTTTCTCATCCATGGCTCAGGGTTTGCATCCATGAAAGGGAGGCCTTTCAGGTGCAATATGATCTCATAGATGCTTGGGTTGAAGCTGTCTCCAACAGTTTTAGCTATGAGGAGAACAATCATGGTTATTGGTAGTAGGAGAAGGTTGTTGGTTAGTTCAAGGAAGATCACACAAAGGGACACAGTCATTCTCATGGATCCAGCCATGAGTGAGGCTGCACCAAGGACTGCAAACAGCCCTTGATCAATGTTTGTGTGAGGCCCCATGAGGATGCCGAGAAGGCGACCGTAGCCGGAACCCATGAGAATGATGGGGAGGAAGAGCCCTGATGGCACAGCAATCCCAAAGGTGATTAGTCCTAGTATGCAATACAGTGCAAAGAAAATTATGATGGAGGAGGGTTGGTATTCAAGAGGGGTGTTGGTTGAGAATATGTTTCTAACAGCATCATCATTGGTGGTCAGAAGAAGAGTAGCAAGATCATTGTAGTAGCCTTTTGGGCAGTTGAATTGTTTGAAGTTTCCAGAACGCCCGTTGGTGGGGCACACATCTGAGAGGGATGGATCACAAGGGGTACATTTTGCTAGGAATGGGAGACCATATTGGCACGCTGATGTGAAGATTGCAACTGAAAGACTGAGGAGGAGCTTGTACATTTTTCCTTTCCTGCAATGGTTGGAAGTAGTTTACTCACTAATCAGTAATCATACAATCTCAAATAGCAGCAAATTTGGGCTCTGCTAGCACTTGGCAGGGCATCATTGTTCATTGTACTCCAGGATGCAATCGGTGGTCAGAAGATAAATTAGCTTCATAATGCCTTAATTAGTTTGCCTTTTCTTAGTCCCTTTTATTCTAGGCCTGATCAATTGAGCACTTAATTGTTCTTTATAAATTATGACACTTTCAAATCAGATTAATCATTAATGAGAAATGCTAGCGACATACATTCTAACATACTATCTATTagtggttgaaatttattgggAATCACAATTTTGTAAATCTCACTTCTTATTTACTGAGTCTCActaatgattttataattttcaataaattttgacaaatAGTAAAAAGAGTATTAAGAAAAGTACATCAGAGAAGAGAATGCATTGTTAGAATTCCTTGTCCATAATTGGGTGGACTACTTAAGGATATTCTAAGCTCTCTTAGCACTCTTTTCTCATAATTTGAACTCAAGATTTAAGGGACTTATCTCCTTGTCACTCAAACCACAAGTGACAAGACTACAGTTCAGTAAAAGCATTGTTAATTTCATTTACagataatttatattcttttgcaTTATATAGTTTACTATTTAAAAGAAACAATAGGACAGGTTATATTTTTTGATATTGAGATTTGATAAGGCTGCTTACTGATTGATGAGATTGTAGACACGGAGGACCTTATGGAGAAGATAGTTGTAAAGGCTTCCCAATACCCCACCTAGGACTCCAATGATAACAACAGGGATGATATCCATCACATTGTACCTAACAGTGACATCGCTCACATCATACATGATGAGCCCTCCTTCACCAAAAAGACCACACTTGCCTTTGTGGCAAAGTTCAATAGAGGCCCTTAGCACTACCACCACCACAGCTGTGCTGAAAAATGTTCTCCAGAGGAGAGCACTTCTCCACCAAGTTGCCACCTCTTCAAGAGCAAAGAGAACTCCTCCCACAGGTGCCCTGAAAGCTGCACAAACCCCTGAAGAAGCACCACAAGTAATAAGATCGCGACGGTCACGATCGTTGTTGAAATACCGTAGCCAGCGCCACTTGATCCTGTAATTGTCAGGGCCTCCTTG belongs to Glycine soja cultivar W05 chromosome 5, ASM419377v2, whole genome shotgun sequence and includes:
- the LOC114412305 gene encoding chloride channel protein CLC-b-like; protein product: MGEESSLLKESTSINDTNMVEEVEERDPESNPLNEPLLKRNRTLSSNPLALVGAKVSYIESLDYEINENDLFKQDWRSRSRTQVLQYIFWKWTLAFLVGLLTGVIATLINLAVENIAGYKFLAVVNFIQKERYLRGFLYFTGINFLLTFVASILCVCFAPTAAGPGIPEIKAYLNGVDTPNMYGATTLFVKIIGSIGAVSAGLDLGKEGPLVHIGSCIASLLGQGGPDNYRIKWRWLRYFNNDRDRRDLITCGASSGVCAAFRAPVGGVLFALEEVATWWRSALLWRTFFSTAVVVVVLRASIELCHKGKCGLFGEGGLIMYDVSDVTVRYNVMDIIPVVIIGVLGGVLGSLYNYLLHKVLRVYNLINQKGKMYKLLLSLSVAIFTSACQYGLPFLAKCTPCDPSLSDVCPTNGRSGNFKQFNCPKGYYNDLATLLLTTNDDAVRNIFSTNTPLEYQPSSIIIFFALYCILGLITFGIAVPSGLFLPIILMGSGYGRLLGILMGPHTNIDQGLFAVLGAASLMAGSMRMTVSLCVIFLELTNNLLLLPITMIVLLIAKTVGDSFNPSIYEIILHLKGLPFMDANPEPWMRNLTVGELVDVKPAVVSFKGVEKVANIVNALKNTTHNGFPVMDCGLVPTTGVANEATELHGIILRAHLIQVLKKKWFLKERRRTEEWEVREKFTWVELAEREGNIEDVAVTKEEMEMFVDLHPLTNTTPFTVLESMSVAKAMVLFRQVGLRHMLVVPKYQASGVSPVIGILTRQDLLAYNILTVFPHLAKSKRK